In Trichoderma asperellum chromosome 1, complete sequence, a single window of DNA contains:
- a CDS encoding uncharacterized protein (EggNog:ENOG41): protein MAGRNTRPRSSESSGPGDAALEAQTRILRLKKDRDENIKAATADFDAALAELRAKAIAWQEDLQRQR, encoded by the exons ATGGCGGGAAGAAATACTCGTCCTCGCTCCAGCGAGTCGTCTGGTCCTGGCGATGCTGCTTTGGAGGCGCAAACGCGGATTCTCAGA CTTAAGAAAGATCGAGATGAGAATATCAAGGCAGCGACAGCCGACTTTGATGCTGCGCTTGCGGAACTACGAGCAAAGGCCATTGCTTGGCAAGAAGACTTGCAACGCCAACGGTGA